One Streptomyces sp. NBC_00102 DNA segment encodes these proteins:
- a CDS encoding right-handed parallel beta-helix repeat-containing protein has protein sequence MARQLLTVNPERAEGFRTIADALGQARTGAVIRVSPGRYPENLTVRTRVTIVAEGERGSVEICPRRGTALTLVADAVLLTDLTLRGGGEDLPVVDAPRGQVAMDNCTVIGSGWTAVLARQSGSVAMRHCRVTNAQGAGFVDTAPTGSVIEHCVIENLGTSALVLSEEARPVVRDCVLRGARGNGILANGDARGTIERCDISGTDKPAVALEGNSSTSLAHLTVHDVAVGVYVTSDARPSLEKVTIAATTGPAFVLAEGGDPLVRGCRTERTKGGSLLISDQSRGTFEDCEFVSSVTPAVRITQHSTPTLSRVVVRGGDGAQAAVSLTDHCAPEIERLQVLDAPGAGIGVDSGANPYVRHAEITRPAGHGIEVTGDGTGRFEHCVVLEPGGHALSVTDGGRPTLSDSALRSGGQAGVALAEDASATVRDCRIEDFSGCGVMVERGAELHLARGHVAGARAHGIRIADGGRAEIGQTEVTGCSGDGIRAGGTSDVTVTGGSVSGNKGAGIRQTPRGDRMRVEGTTGSDNGEPDQWGPAEEAPEEATPRRERAAKKKQEEGPLAELEQLIGLAGVKQQVRALVNLNQLTQRRIQLGMPVPSTSRHLIFAGPPGTGKTTVARLYGAILAQLGFLRSGHIVEVSRADLVAQVIGGTAIKTTEAFNKALGGVLFVDEAYTLLSDSKGSGADFGKEAIDTLVKLMEDHRDEVVVVAAGYTAEMKNFLSANAGLASRFTRTIEFANYSVPELVTITESMCEKLQYELAPVTPQALAELYERIPKDAAFGNARAARGVFEDMLDRQATRLSEMTEPTERDLRLLLPEDVSDDTGDDRPTADERQALLDHLAGMVGLAAVKREVTDLVSLLATAQEREAAGLPVPQIGQHLIFSGSPGTGKTTVARLYAQLLHSLGVLPRGQLVEVSRADLVGRYVGHTAQLTREVFERAMGGVLFIDEAYTLTPQGASSDFGQEAVDTLLKLMEDHRKDVVVIAAGYTREMRRFLDSNPGLSSRFTRFVEFEDYSTDELLTIAEQMAATLGYECPDQTRYALRDLIDALPRDRSFGNARTARQLLETMMTRQARRLSTTAARSVDDLRLLLPQDLPEPEPSRTAL, from the coding sequence GTGGCTCGCCAGTTGCTCACGGTCAATCCGGAGAGGGCGGAGGGGTTCCGGACGATCGCTGACGCTCTGGGGCAGGCGCGTACGGGGGCGGTGATCCGGGTGAGCCCGGGGCGCTACCCGGAGAACCTCACCGTGCGGACCCGCGTGACCATCGTCGCCGAAGGGGAACGCGGCAGCGTCGAGATCTGCCCGCGCCGGGGCACGGCCCTCACCCTGGTCGCGGACGCGGTCCTGCTCACCGATCTGACGCTGCGCGGCGGCGGTGAGGACCTGCCGGTGGTGGACGCGCCCCGGGGGCAGGTCGCCATGGACAACTGCACGGTCATCGGCTCCGGCTGGACCGCCGTACTGGCCCGGCAGAGCGGCTCGGTGGCGATGCGGCACTGCCGGGTCACCAACGCACAGGGCGCGGGTTTCGTGGACACGGCGCCGACCGGGAGCGTGATCGAGCACTGCGTCATCGAGAACCTCGGCACCTCGGCGCTGGTGCTGTCGGAGGAGGCGCGTCCGGTCGTACGGGACTGTGTGCTGCGCGGCGCGCGCGGCAACGGCATCCTGGCCAACGGGGACGCGCGGGGGACGATCGAGCGCTGCGACATCTCCGGCACCGACAAACCGGCGGTCGCGCTGGAGGGGAACAGCTCCACCAGCCTCGCGCACCTCACCGTGCACGATGTCGCGGTGGGCGTTTATGTGACCAGTGACGCCCGCCCGTCGCTGGAGAAGGTCACGATCGCCGCCACCACCGGACCGGCCTTCGTACTGGCCGAGGGCGGTGACCCGCTGGTGCGCGGCTGCCGTACCGAGCGGACCAAAGGCGGCTCGCTGCTGATCTCGGACCAGTCCCGGGGGACGTTCGAGGATTGCGAGTTCGTCTCGTCGGTCACCCCGGCGGTCAGGATCACCCAGCACAGCACGCCCACGCTCAGCCGGGTCGTGGTGCGCGGCGGCGACGGGGCGCAGGCGGCCGTGTCGCTGACCGACCACTGCGCGCCGGAGATCGAGCGGCTTCAGGTGCTGGACGCGCCGGGCGCGGGCATCGGGGTGGACTCCGGCGCCAACCCGTATGTCCGCCACGCGGAGATCACCCGGCCGGCCGGGCACGGGATCGAGGTCACCGGGGACGGCACCGGACGGTTCGAGCACTGCGTGGTGCTCGAACCCGGCGGGCACGCCCTGTCGGTCACCGACGGGGGGCGGCCCACGCTCAGCGACAGCGCGCTGCGCTCCGGCGGGCAGGCCGGTGTGGCGCTGGCGGAGGACGCCTCCGCGACCGTGCGGGACTGCCGGATCGAGGACTTCTCGGGCTGCGGTGTGATGGTCGAGCGGGGCGCCGAACTCCATCTGGCTCGCGGCCATGTGGCCGGGGCGCGGGCGCACGGCATCCGGATCGCCGACGGCGGGCGGGCCGAGATCGGCCAGACGGAGGTCACCGGATGCTCCGGCGACGGCATCCGCGCGGGCGGCACCTCGGACGTCACCGTGACGGGCGGCTCCGTGTCCGGGAACAAGGGCGCGGGGATACGACAGACACCGCGCGGTGACCGGATGCGGGTCGAGGGCACGACCGGGTCGGACAACGGCGAGCCCGACCAGTGGGGCCCAGCGGAAGAAGCGCCGGAGGAGGCGACGCCTCGCCGGGAGCGGGCCGCGAAGAAGAAGCAGGAGGAGGGCCCGCTGGCCGAGCTGGAGCAGCTGATCGGCCTGGCGGGGGTGAAGCAGCAGGTGCGCGCCCTGGTGAACCTCAACCAGCTCACCCAGCGGCGCATCCAGCTCGGTATGCCGGTCCCCTCCACCAGCCGCCACCTGATCTTCGCGGGGCCGCCCGGCACCGGCAAGACCACGGTGGCCCGGCTCTACGGCGCGATCCTGGCCCAGCTCGGCTTCCTCCGCTCGGGCCATATCGTCGAGGTCTCGCGCGCCGACCTGGTGGCGCAGGTCATCGGCGGTACGGCGATCAAGACCACCGAAGCGTTCAACAAGGCGCTGGGCGGTGTGCTGTTCGTCGACGAGGCGTACACCCTGCTCTCCGACAGCAAGGGCTCCGGTGCCGACTTCGGCAAGGAGGCCATCGACACGCTGGTGAAGCTCATGGAGGACCACCGCGACGAGGTGGTGGTGGTCGCCGCGGGCTACACCGCCGAGATGAAGAACTTCCTGTCCGCCAACGCCGGTCTGGCCTCGCGGTTCACGCGCACCATCGAGTTCGCCAACTACTCCGTTCCCGAGCTGGTGACCATCACCGAGAGCATGTGCGAGAAGTTGCAGTACGAACTGGCGCCGGTCACCCCGCAGGCGCTCGCCGAGCTGTACGAACGGATCCCGAAGGACGCGGCATTCGGCAACGCTCGTGCCGCCCGGGGGGTGTTCGAGGACATGCTGGACCGGCAGGCCACCCGGCTCTCGGAGATGACCGAGCCCACCGAGCGTGACCTGCGGCTGCTGCTGCCCGAGGACGTCTCGGACGACACCGGCGACGACCGCCCGACCGCCGATGAACGGCAGGCGCTGCTGGACCACTTGGCCGGCATGGTGGGCCTGGCGGCGGTCAAGCGGGAGGTCACCGACCTGGTCAGTCTGCTGGCCACCGCCCAGGAGCGGGAGGCCGCTGGACTGCCCGTGCCGCAGATCGGCCAGCATCTGATCTTCTCCGGCTCACCCGGCACCGGCAAGACCACGGTGGCCCGGCTGTATGCCCAACTTCTTCACTCGCTCGGGGTGTTGCCGCGCGGCCAGCTGGTCGAGGTTTCCCGGGCCGATCTGGTCGGCCGGTACGTGGGGCACACGGCGCAGTTGACTCGCGAAGTATTCGAACGGGCCATGGGGGGCGTGCTGTTCATTGACGAGGCGTACACCCTCACCCCACAGGGCGCCTCCTCCGACTTCGGCCAGGAGGCCGTGGACACCCTGCTCAAGCTGATGGAGGACCACCGCAAGGACGTGGTCGTCATCGCGGCCGGCTACACCCGGGAGATGCGGCGGTTCCTGGACTCCAACCCCGGTCTGTCGTCGCGGTTCACGCGCTTCGTGGAGTTCGAGGACTACTCGACGGACGAACTGCTCACCATCGCCGAGCAGATGGCCGCCACCCTGGGCTACGAATGCCCGGACCAGACCCGGTACGCCCTGCGCGACCTGATCGACGCCCTGCCGCGCGACCGTTCCTTCGGCAACGCCCGCACCGCCCGGCAGCTACTGGAGACGATGATGACCCGGCAGGCCAGACGGCTCAGCACCACCGCCGCACGCAGCGTGGACGACCTGCGCCTGCTGCTGCCCCAGGACCTGCCGGAGCCGGAGCCGAGCCGGACGGCACTGTGA